From one Coffea eugenioides isolate CCC68of chromosome 11, Ceug_1.0, whole genome shotgun sequence genomic stretch:
- the LOC113753122 gene encoding kirola-like has product MGLKGKMIGQTNIHGPAGDVFHDAFSKRPHHLATMTPEKVQGFTLLGGDLGTVGSKICWHYTHDGKDRVAKQIIQDINEEKKSIVFKMIEGDLMELYKTFTIIYHVDVLGDKESLITWTLDYEKLKEDTPHPGTLLNFFLHMVEDIESHHIKNP; this is encoded by the exons atggggctCAAAGGTAAAATGATTGGTCAAACTAACATCCATGGCCCTGCTGGAGATGTGTTCCATGATGCCTTCAGCAAAAGACCACACCATCTTGCCACCATGACTCCTGAGAAAGTTCAAGGGTTTACTTTGCTTGGTGGTGATCTTGGAACTGTTGGATCCAAAATCTGCTGGCACTATACCCATG ACGGGAAAGATAGGGTGGCAAAGCAGATTATTCAAGAcataaatgaagaaaagaaatcaatcgTATTTAAGATGATTGAAGGAGATCTGATGGAGCTGTACAAGACCTTCACTATCATATACCATGTTGATGTTCTTGGTGACAAAGAAAGTTTGATTACATGGACTCTCGACTATGAGAAGCTGAAGGAAGATACCCCACATCCAGGAACCTTGCTCAACTTTTTCCTTCACATGGTTGAAGACATTGAATCTCATCACATCAAAAATCCTTGA
- the LOC113752513 gene encoding putative late blight resistance protein homolog R1A-3: MATLSKSSNYCADTLSFLKWFENHWKLEIAVKDKFQTLRLKMILLEAFFSPKRKWHTDDKNLQVHLWHINQVLHHATKNFILSKGKCWTFQEKLCGIISGVIKKLDMAIPHIRQVYAIVSKSRRSTCSTANELIELIHMLLEKMENLLSWKAQSFLCLSKEMEELEEDLRYLRNFLRVTEIWCNKDEMLQDLLTHAEAVAYSTACILFLCTEESKMDVDIVNEMKGEVSCVVQKIKPFQPSVREIYIKALKALESSLQDIILVDETVLHFLYSLLGHMIDLSKVKASFRRSVIDQIEALHKELQIMRDYLFDPSASQYNQSNEKANNVLLHIKDLLFHAAYAIYTPYDTDISKEMAEVLNLTVADLFQEIEDIKQEARDVYDEIIAKSLRSNFPRTNELGFMDFVIQNLHELLSSKAGSSVLQLQHQMETVLGSILSLREDVFEIKALFAEQKEERGLWLQFINIVYHTEFVIDSFTARSGYLWDWKLGLFDIMEQIHMIRSEVNAIKITRTTDTTVLKNLGCVSSLENSGNSGALQDPSYEVGNETKKPIGHVDLFVDAEKKIREQLTSKCKDLCILSIVGMPGIGKTTLGNSIYENRFVRLCFHARARCHVGHACQKRRLLLDILQQVCGETDQVCGRNDDDLAEKLYQSLKGKKYFIFLDDLWDLRPWNDMRACFPDDKKGSRIMFTSRFQNIALETGMNTVTYPLTPISDSRTWELLQIKLFGKESCPPELVKVGQKIAAECKGLTLAADLIAGLLRTMASKNECWAQVANSLNTHLLEDQDGRCMHILELSYNQLPDHLKPCFLYFGAFPGNREVPTSKLMWLWIAEGFVKLQNGDEGSPEDVARSYLNDLIARSLVIDSKRGSSNGVKASCVHDLMHDFALAKAKEECFFQQQTCAHSRHVSSHVQTLYEPYRLCIYSEWECFKASMPFGPRLRSLLSSDFSCSCPFENFKLLRVLDLSGTIVDLTPCIFQLVHLRFLSVCTSSTRIPWEISYLQNLETLLLRSRKGIQLPDTVWKLVRLRHFRIDWHCFLPRYNQEFMEKTFKFNSLQTLSTPCLFFHEDLEKTMRGLPNLRKLSCIFLDSWDHSFNCNRFPVLDFLTQLESLHVVYGGQVVRHPCEFNFPHNLKKLKLSKFRLPWSAVSAIGKLPNLEVLKLLHASFEGKTWDMKEGEFLKLKFLKLESLDIAHWNASEDHLPCLETLVVKKCYALIEIPLCLGDIPTLQRIELQNCTRSAWISARTVKEKQKEMGNDQFEFTFKFEGSWRVPYEV; this comes from the coding sequence ATGGCTACGCTTTCCAAGTCTTCCAATTATTGTGCCGATACACTGAGTTTcttgaagtggtttgagaaccATTGGAAATTAGAAATTGCAGTGAAGGATAAATTCCAAACTCTCAGACTCAAGATGATCCTACTTGAAGCCTTCTTCAGCCCCAAAAGGAAGTGGCACACTGATGACAAGAATTTGCAAGTCCACCTTTGGCATATAAATCAGGTGCTTCATCATGCTACTAAAAACTTCATTCTGTCCAAAGGGAAATGTTGGACCTTCCAAGAGAAGTTGTGTGGTATCATTTCTGGTGTCATAAAGAAGCTTGATATGGCTATTCCGCACATCAGGCAAGTTTATGCAATAGTTTCAAAATCAAGAAGATCCACTTGTTCCACAGCAAATGAACTGATTGAGCTTATTCATATGCTTCTGGAGAAAATGGAAAATCTACTCAGCTGGAAGGCTCAGTCATTTCTCTGTCTAAGTAAAGAAATGGAAGAGCTTGAAGAGGATTTGAGGTATCTAAGAAATTTTCTTCGGGTTACAGAAATTTGGTGCAATAAAGATGAGATGTTGCAAGATCTCTTGACACATGCTGAAGCTGTGGCTTACAGTACAGCATGTATCTTGTTCTTGTGTACTGAAGAGAGCAAGATGGATGTTGACATTGTGAACGAGATGAAGGGTGAAGTTTCTTGTGTGGTACAGAAGATTAAACCTTTTCAGCCAAGTGTGAGAGAGATTTATATCAAAGCCCTGAAAGCTTTAGAGTCATCGCTACAAGATATCATTTTGGTGGATGAAACtgttctgcattttctttatagTCTCCTCGGCCACATGATAGATCTATCCAAAGTGAAGGCAAGTTTCAGGAGATCTGTAATAGATCAAATTGAAGCTTTGCATAAGGAGCTACAGATCATGAGAGATTATCTGTTCGATCCATCAGCTTCGCAGTACAATCAGAGCAATGAGAAAGCTAATAATGTACTGTTGCACATCAAAGATTTGCTCTTTCACGCAGCATATGCTATTTATACGCCTTATGACACTGATATAAGTAAAGAAATGGCTGAGGTACTGAATCTGACGGTTGCTGATTTGTTTCAAGAGATCGAGGATATCAAGCAAGAGGCCAGGGATGTATACGATGAAATAATTGCCAAATCACTAAGGTCAAATTTCCCCAGAACCAATGAACTGGGCTTCATGGACTTTGTGATCCAGAATCTGCATGAGCTGCTAAGTTCAAAAGCTGGTTCATCAGTTCTTCAGCTGCAGCATCAAATGGAGACGGTTCTTGGAAGTATATTATCCCTCAGAGAAGATGTTTTTGAAATTAAAGCATTGTTTGCAGAGCAGAAAGAAGAGAGAGGCCTATGGCTGCAGTTCATAAACATTGTATACCATACCGAATTTGTCATTGATTCATTTACTGCCAGAAGTGGATATCTTTGGGATTGGAAATTGGGGCTGTTTGATATCATGGAACAGATTCATATGATCAGGAGTGAGGTCAATGCTATTAAAATTACGAGGACAACTgacactacagtcctcaaaaaTCTTGGTTGTGTATCTTCTCTGGAAAATTCAGGAAATTCTGGTGCACTGCAGGATCCCAGCTATGAGGTTGGAAATGAAACAAAGAAGCCCATTGGTCACGTGGACCTTTTTGTTGATGCAGAGAAAAAGATAAGAGAGCAACTTActagtaagtgcaaagacttgTGTATACTCTCCATTGTGGGAATGCCTGGCATTGGCAAGACAACACTAGGCAATTCAATATATGAAAATCGTTTCGTTCGTTTATGCTTTCATGCTCGTGCAAGGTGCCACGTTGGTCATGCGTGTCAAAAGAGAAGATTGTTGCTTGATATTCTACAGCAAGTTTGTGGGGAAACTGACCAAGTATGTGGAAGGAATGATGATGATTTAGCTGAAAAGTTGTATCAAAGTCTCAAGGGCAAAAAGTACTTCATCTTCTTGGATGATCTGTGGGATCTTAGGCCATGGAATGATATGAGAGCCTGTTTCCCAGATGATAAGAAAGGTAGTAGAATTATGTTCACAAGCAGATTTCAGAATATTGCTCTGGAAACAGGAATGAATACCGTGACTTATCCTCTTACTCCAATATCAGATTCTAGGACCTGGGAGTTACTGCAAATCAAGCTATTTGGAAAAGAAAGTTGCCCTCCAGAACTTGTCAAAGTTGGacagaaaattgcagcagaaTGCAAAGGCCTAACTCTTGCAGCAGATCTGATAGCTGGATTACTGAGAACGATGGCAAGCAAAAATGAATGCTGGGCACAAGTTGCAAATAGTCTAAATACACACCTTCTTGAAGATCAAGACGGACGGTGTATGCACATACTGGAACTTAGTTACAACCAGTTACCAGACCATTTGAAACCGTGCTTTCTTTACTTCGGAGCATTTCCTGGGAACAGAGAAGTTCCAACCAGTAAGCTGATGTGGTTATGGATTGCAGAAGGATTTGTTAAACTGCAAAATGGTGATGAAGGAAGCCCAGAGGATGTAGCTAGGAGTTACTTGAATGATCTAATTGCCAGAAGCCTAGTAATAGATTCCAAAAGGGGATCCTCCAATGGAGTGAAAGCAAGCTGTGTTCATGATCTAATGCATGATTTTGCTCTGGCAAAAGCTAAAGAAGAGTGTTTTTTCCAGCAGCAAACATGTGCTCATTCCAGACATGTGTCTTCTCATGTCCAGACATTGTATGAGCCATACCGTCTGTGCATCTATTCAGAATGGGAATGCTTCAAAGCATCAATGCCTTTCGGCCCACGCCTCCGCTCTCTATTGTCTTCTGATTTCTCATGTTCTTGCCCCTTTGAGAACTTCAAACTTCTCAGGGTGCTCGATCTTTCAGGCACCATTGTCGACCTTACTCCTTGCATATTCCAGTTGGTTCATTTAAGATTCTTATCTGTTTGCACTTCCTCAACAAGGATCCCCTGGGAAATCAGCTACCTCCAAAACCTGGAAACTTTACTACTAAGATCACGCAAGGGTATTCAATTGCCCGACACTGTTTGGAAATTGGTGAGATTGAGGCATTTCAGAATAGATTGGCATTGCTTTTTGCCACGGTATAATCAAGAATTCATGGAGAAAACCTTCAAGTTCAATAGCTTACAAACTCTTTCAACACCATGTTTATTTTTCCATGAAGATCTTGAGAAGACCATGAGAGGCCTACCCAACCTTCGAAAGCTGAGTTGCATATTTTTAGATTCATGGGATCATTCTTTCAATTGCAATCGGTTTCCAGTTCTGGACTTTCTCACTCAACTTGAATCACTCCATGTGGTTTACGGTGGTCAGGTGGTTCGTCATCCTTGTGAATTCAACTTTCCCCACAATCTTAAGAAGTTGAAGTTATCAAAGTTTCGTTTGCCATGGAGTGCAGTATCAGCCATTGGGAAACTGCCTAATCTGGAAGTTCTCAAACTGTTGCATGCCTCCTTTGAGGGTAAAACATGGGACATGAAAGAAGGAGAATTTCTTAAACTCAAGTTCTTGAAGTTGGAGTCGTTGGACATTGCACATTGGAATGCCTCAGAGGATCACCTCCCTTGCCTTGagacacttgtggtgaagaaaTGTTATGCACTTATAGAGATCCCTCTTTGTTTGGGGGATATACCCACACTACAGAGGATTGAGTTGCAAAATTGCACCCGCTCTGCTTGGATTTCAGCCCGTACAGTGAAAGAAAAACAGAAGGAAATGGGAAATGACCAGTTTGAGTTCACTTTTAAGTTTGAGGGATCGTGGAGGGTTCCCTATGAAGTCTAG